Below is a window of Paludisphaera borealis DNA.
CAAGGCCGTCGAGTACTCGATCGAGATCCACCATCACCTGCTGCCCGGAGCGCACTTCCAGATCCCCTCGGAAGACCTCACGGAAATGAAGGAAGTGAGTTCGACGCCGGAGGAATTGGGCCTCCTCAAGGGTCGCTTCCAGATGATGTTCGTGCTCTACTTCTTCCTGACGGGCGTCCACGCGTTTCACATGATCGTCGGCATCGTGATCGTCTTGATCATGGCGAATCTCATGAGGATAGGTTGGTTCTCCGGCCATGGAACCACCCAAATCGAGGTGACCGGCCTCTACTGGCACTTCGTCGACGTCGTCTGGGTGTTCCTCTACCCGTTGCTCTACCTGATCGACTGACCACGATAGACGCAAAGATCAAGACCATGACGCATCATATTATCTCGGTACGTACCTACGTCCTCATCTACCTCGCTCTGATGGTGCTCCTCGTCGCGACTGTGGGGGCGTCGTTCCTGCCGCTGGGTGGGGCCCACCTGCCGGTCGCGATGACGATCGCCGTGATCAAGGCCGTGCTGATCGTGCTGTTCTTCATGCACGTCTATTACAGCAGCCGGCTCACCTGGGTCGTGTCGGTGGCCTCGTTCCTCTGGCTGGGCCTGCTGCTCGCCTTCCTGATCGCCGACTACTTCTCGCGCGGTTGGCTCGACATCCCCGGCAAGTGACGGATAAACTCGGGACGAGCCGACGAAGCGCCGCGACCTCCACGCGGCCCGGCTCGGAGGCCGTCCCGAGATGAACGCCACGTTTCGCCACCGGCGGTCGAACCGTACGACGGGCTTGTGGTGCGGATTGGGGTCCTCGGCCTGGGCGGTCTTCGCCGCCTGGGTCGCCATGACGGCCCCGAACATCTCCAACCGGCTCGCGGCCGGCGCTTTCCTGGCGGGCGTCCCGCTCGCGATGACGACCCTTTCGCTCTGGATTTTGGCGGCCTACCGGCACGAACGGCTGACGATCCAAGGAAATCAAATCGCCCACAAGGGCGTGACCCGGCGCAAGGAGATCGACCTCGCGCGGGTAATCGAGGCGCGGTGGCGCTTGCCCCTGCCGGGCAGCGTCGTGCTCCGCGACGCCTCGACGCGGCTGGCGATTCCCTTCTCGAACTATGAGGACGACGACGTCGAGCGGATCGTCGCCCACCTGCGATTCGCACTCCCTCCCGAGATCCAGACCAACTGGAACCTCTTCGCCTACAAGGCTGACGCCCGCCGCGAACGATCGAACCGCACCAAGCCCAGCGCTGATGAAATCCTCGTGGACCGCAAGCGATGGGACCGGTTCTTCACCCCCGTGCTGGTGTTCTACCTGCTCGCGGTGGCCGTGAACACTTACATTATCAAGGGCGATTTTCGTCCCCTGCTCGTCGCCCCCGTGCCTATCGTCGCTCTCTGGCTCTTGTTCAGGATGATGACGCCCGCCAAGGGGACCGTGACGCAAAAACTGTCGAAATCGGCTGACCCAGACCTCTACCACCTCCTTGTCGTCACGGCCGTCACGTTGTCGTCGGCACTCTTAGGTCTTGTGACAGTCGAGCGCCTACGGCCTCGCCTGGCCCACCCTAACCCGATCATGATCGTTTGGACGTTCGCCTGCTTGATGATCTTTCTGTTCGAAGGCCACCGCCTGGACCGCCGCAAGTCGCGCCGCGACCGCGAGGCCGCCGACGCCGCTGCCAAGGCGCGCAGCGAGGCCCTCGACGACTCCGGATGGTTGAGTCCGTAGCGGAAAAATCCTCCTCCTCCTCCGCTCCGCGCGTAGAATATCGTAGGTTGGCGTTGCAACCCCGGTGGTCACGCCGGGAAGGCGTCACAGGGGAGGAAGAAATGATCAGGAACCTGAGGCAGATCGGGAATAGTTGCGGTCTCATCATCGACCGCCCGATTTTGCAGATCCTCAATCTGGACGTGGGATCGGCCGTCGACATCGCCCTCGCCCCCGACGGCAAGGGGCTGTTGCTCACCCCTGTAAACGGAACGGAAGCCGACGCGAAAGCCGCTCACAAAGCCCGGGTGCGCGAGGCGGCCGGAGAGGTCATGAAGCGTCACGCGAGCGTTTTCAAGAAGCTCGCTGAATGAGCTTGGTATTCCTCGAAGCCAATGATACGCATTGCCCAATACTGTAGAACAAGCGACCCGCCCCCACCTCGCCGGTTCGGCGAAGCAGGATCGGGCCGTTGTTCTGTTCGATCGCGCGAGCGTTGGGCTTCAGCGATTAGACGTGACTGTGACTGGGGCTGGGGATCGCGGGGATTTCGAGGTTCGGCGCAACCTGATCGCGGAGGTCCTCGATGGCGTCGCGCGCGGCTTCGCCGATCTGGCCGAACGTCATCCCGGTGGCGTCGCCACCCAGCTTGAGTGCCAGGTAATCTTCGGCGAGCCCGAGCAGGGTTCCGGAGACGCCGAGGCCGCGAGTCAGCGCGATCCGGGCGATTGGCGCCACGCTGGCCACTCCAGCGGCGACGATCGCGCCCGCGATGGGGACCGACGGGTCATCGTCCGCTCCGTCCTTCCTCATGCTCTCGCGGGCCACCCAGGCGCCGGCCAGCGTGTGAGGGATCAACATGACGGGACGATAGCCGCGCGGCAAGACGCCCACCTTGGCGAGGGCCATCTCCCCCAACGCTCCCAGGATCCAGTTCCCAGCGTTCGGGCCGCGCCGCGAGGTCTCCAGGAAGGCCGGTCCCATGGTCGCCCTCAAGCCGCTGACCGCCGCCAGCGTCATCGCCCGCCCGAAAGGCGTCGTCGTCTCCATCATCGTCGCGTCTCCCAATCCAGATTCGGATGTCCGTGTCACGCGTCGCGTCGGAAATTCCGAAACGCAAGAACCGTGCCGGACTTCGGATCAGTGCCTGTGGGCCGCTCCGGCCGCCTCGTGCTCGGCGCAAGCCGCGCAGCAGAAGACGTGGCCCGCCTCGCCGACCCCGTGGCCGATCACCCGACAGCCGCAGTGGCTGCACGCGGGGGCCAGCGCGTGGATCGCGCATTCGAAGCAATCGAACGTGTGATCGCGCCCTTCCATCGTAACCGTAAACGCCTTTTCATAGCTGTTGCCGCAGACTTCGCACGTCGCCATGACGACTCTCCTCTTCGGCAAGAGACGATTCTCGAGACTCGAGATCAACCGCGCTTCACGCCGCTGGTCCAGGCCGGCGGATCGCTGGCCGGGAACGAATCCTCGGAATTCCGCTGGACTGCGTCCTTGGAATCTTCGGCTCTCCGGTAAGCCTGCTCGTCGTGTCGTCGACGTCGCCCGGCCTTCGTGAACAGACCCGCGAACGCCTTCTTCACCGTCCGCGACGCGCCGTCCAGCCACAGGCGACCGCGCTGTGTCAGCAAGTGCGTACTCATGATCGACCTTCCACTTTCGTTCCCCGGTGACTTCTTCGAGCCGTGGGTCCGGCTCCTCGGAAGAACTGATGAGCAAACGCGATGCCGCAAGTCGCCACCGCCGGAAAACGAAGACGCCCCCCGAAGCGAGGACTTCGGAGGGCGTCTGGGGTCACCTGAATTTCGGCGAGCGGGGCTCTCGCCCTCTCAACGCCTCCTCGGCCGGTTCGTCATCCGGCCCTCGTTATTCATGCCCGATGCGAAATCATGGGCTCCTCCCTCCGAGCCTCCGGCTGTGTTACGGCCAAATCGGCCTCCGAGACTCCTGACGAAGTGGGCTCGCGCGCCGCCTCGACCCCGACCGCCGACGACGGAGTCGTTGGCGCTGATCGGGGCGGTGGGATCGGTGCTGGTCGGCGTCCCGGGATCGCTGCTGACGCGCGGGGCTTTGGTATCGCTGGTGGTGGCCGGCGTGGCGGTAGTGGTCCCCGAAACAGCGACGGCCGGCACGCCGGGATTGCTGCTCGTCGCCGAGCCATGCACGGAAGCGGTGACATGGCTGCCCATGCCGCCCCGGTCGATTCGACTGACCATGCCGCCGCCGAAGCCGCCGTCCCGGCCTCCGAAACCGCCGCCGAAGCCGCCCTGACCGACGGAGCCAACCGCGCCGCCCTGCGGAAGCGCGGCGAAGTCGGCCTGGACCGCGGTTTGATCAGCGGCGATCAAGGTCGCATCGTCGGCGGTGATCTTGGAATCCTTGATCGTCTGGACGAGGTCGGTGAACGTCTTGTCAATCACCGTCTGCGAGACGCTCGACCCGGCGAAGAGTGCGTTGAAACCAGTCTGCGCCTGGGTCGTGTCGGCACCGCCGGCCACGGCGGTGACCAGATTGTTGATCGCCGTCTGGAGGGTCTTGGGATCGAAATTGAGGCCAGCGGTCGTG
It encodes the following:
- a CDS encoding cytochrome C oxidase subunit IV family protein, which codes for MTHHIISVRTYVLIYLALMVLLVATVGASFLPLGGAHLPVAMTIAVIKAVLIVLFFMHVYYSSRLTWVVSVASFLWLGLLLAFLIADYFSRGWLDIPGK